One Streptomyces lincolnensis genomic region harbors:
- a CDS encoding amino acid deaminase/aldolase, translated as MTARAADRARYDRATAHLDAPLAIVDLDAFDANADDLVRRAAGKPIRVASKSVRCRALLERVLGKEGFAGIMSFTLAESLWLARSGFEDVLLAYPSADRAGYAELAADPKLAAAVTVMVDDPAQLAFIDAARGGGREVVRVCLELDTSLKLLGGRVRVGARRSPLHSPAQVADMARAVARRPGFEVVGIMAYEGHIAGVGDAVAGRPLRSRAVRLMQATARRELTERRAEVVRAVRAVVPDLEFVNGGGTGSVQHTAAEDAVTEIGAGSGLYVPRLFDNYTSFSGRPAALFAQPVVRRPGVGVVTVLGGGYPASGAPGRDRLPVPHLPEGLKYDPQEGPGEVQTPLIGPPADDLLLGDKVWFRHAKAGELCERFDTLHLIEGDAVTATVPTYRGEGHTFL; from the coding sequence ATGACTGCGCGCGCCGCCGACCGGGCCCGTTACGACCGGGCCACCGCCCATCTCGACGCCCCCCTCGCGATCGTGGACCTGGACGCCTTCGACGCCAACGCGGACGATCTCGTCCGCCGGGCGGCGGGCAAGCCGATCCGTGTCGCCAGCAAGTCCGTGCGCTGCCGAGCCCTGCTCGAACGCGTCCTCGGCAAGGAGGGCTTCGCGGGCATCATGTCCTTCACCCTCGCCGAGTCCCTGTGGCTGGCCCGGAGCGGTTTCGAGGACGTCCTCCTCGCCTACCCCTCCGCCGACCGCGCCGGATACGCCGAACTCGCCGCCGATCCCAAGCTCGCCGCCGCCGTCACCGTGATGGTCGACGACCCGGCACAGCTCGCCTTCATCGACGCGGCCCGCGGCGGCGGACGGGAAGTCGTCCGCGTCTGCCTGGAGTTGGACACCTCACTGAAGCTGCTCGGCGGGCGGGTACGGGTCGGAGCCCGCCGCTCGCCGCTGCACTCCCCCGCCCAGGTCGCGGACATGGCCCGGGCGGTGGCCCGGCGGCCCGGGTTCGAAGTCGTCGGGATCATGGCGTACGAGGGACACATCGCGGGTGTCGGCGACGCCGTCGCCGGCCGGCCGCTGCGGTCGCGGGCGGTACGGCTGATGCAGGCCACCGCCCGCCGTGAACTGACCGAGCGGCGCGCCGAGGTGGTGCGCGCGGTCCGGGCCGTGGTGCCGGACCTGGAGTTCGTCAACGGCGGCGGGACCGGCAGTGTGCAGCACACCGCCGCGGAGGACGCGGTCACCGAGATCGGCGCCGGCTCGGGGCTGTACGTGCCGCGGCTGTTCGACAACTACACGTCGTTCAGCGGGCGTCCGGCCGCGCTCTTCGCCCAGCCCGTCGTACGGCGGCCGGGTGTCGGGGTCGTGACCGTCCTCGGCGGTGGCTACCCCGCCTCGGGGGCGCCCGGCCGGGACCGGCTGCCGGTGCCGCATCTGCCGGAGGGGCTGAAGTACGACCCTCAGGAGGGGCCCGGCGAGGTGCAGACGCCGCTGATCGGCCCTCCCGCCGACGACCTGCTGCTCGGCGACAAGGTGTGGTTCCGGCACGCCAAGGCCGGTGAGCTGTGCGAGCGGTTCGACACGCTGCACCTGATCGAGGGCGACGCGGTGACGGCGACCGTCCCGACCTACCGGGGCGAGGGCCACACCTTCCTGTGA